acaatgttgaacgtgtataAAGAAAATGTAGATCGctaactaaaaaaatgtttttgacacATACGAAAACAGgcgaaaatgtagagtgaaaacgaaAACAAACGTAAAAAACAAAaagtggagaagaaaaaagaaccaacaaaaaatggagaagaaaaatgaaaaccaaacaaaaaataGAATAATGCAAAAAATGAACATATAATAACCAAATAAAaacaaaatgcaaaaatgaatgaaagaaaaaaggaaaaaggaaacatAATAGAAAAAAAGAAAACGGCTGGAGTGGCCTCAAGTAAGACGCGCCCCTACGTCGGTGGAGTGGTTAGCGCGGCGTGCGCCCTCGCTGATGACCCGGGTTCTATCCCTCCTTCTCTTAGTTCGCCTGTTTTTTAACGATTATAAGCATTCGgacaatgttaaacgtgtataaagaAAATGTTGATCACTAACTAAAAAAATGATTTTGACACATAcaaaaatgtagagtgaaaacgaaaacaaacataagaaaaaacaaaaagtgGAGAAGAAAAACGAACCAACAAAAAATGGAGGAGAAAAATGagaaccaaacaaaaaaaatagaatAATGCAAAAAATGAACATATAATAACCAAATAAAaacaaaatgcaaaaatgaatgaAAGAACGTCGGTGGAGTGGTTTTTTTGACGGGACGTTGGTTAGCGTGGCGTGCGCCCTCGCTGATGACCCGGGTTTTATCCCTCCTTTTCAGCCCAAAACATTGTAATAGCAGTTCGCCTGTTTTGTAACGAATGGGCGCgcgtaaatgggccagcccaatacGTCGTGAGGCGGGAAACGCTTAAGCGAAAACTGCTATTACAATCGCTTGATGCGATAAATAGCAACCGCGGGGAAAAACTGCTCTGTGTTGGAAAAATCGTAGCAAAGAAGAAAAACTAGGCCTACAGCCCATACTCACCCCCTTTTCAGGCCAGCCTTTCTTCCCCCACCGAATTGGGCTAACAACACCTGGTCCAAGCAACGGCCGAACAGGCCTCAGGCTGGATCCCTGGGCTACCAGCCCATGTGGTCGAGAGGAGTGGCGCATCGTAGAgcttcccacacacacacacacacacacacacacaaaaaagctGGCTTGCGTGCTATAGGGACACGTTACACATACCACCGTTCTACTCCACTAATCATCTTCGGAAACACTTAGCAAATGGTGTGTCTTGCGGCAGGCAAGAGACGAGCTTGGTGTTATATGCACAAAACTCCTACTTAAACGCTGTACATTCCCGTGAGAATCAAACAGAGCTATCAGCTTCGTGCACATCGCTAGTGGGTttatctctttctctttctctttcccTCCATTGGCAATGTATATCTCTGGCGACGCATAGGGCGTCTGACGATGCTCCGAGGAGCCCTCGCTGCGAGAATCCGACGGTGTAGAGGCCGTTTCGCCCTTTCCAGCCGTCGGGGAAAGGGGTTTTGGGCGTGCCTTCTCTTGTGAAGACATCGCCTCCATCCTGCAGATTAGGAACGATGAGCCATGGAGTGTCTCAGAATAGACAAAGAAAAGGAGGGCATACAGTTACAGGGGATCAATGTATGGCGGGCTTGCTCTGGTGAACTTTTATAATGGGGTAAAATCAAAGTAGTATGTCAGACTCAAGCAAGTAGCACTACCTTTCTTGCCATCTTGACTATATGTAGTTTGGATAGCCTTTTGTCGTCCCATACTGATAATACTAGCACCCGAAATAGACCATATAGATTAGATGGCCATATTGAGCAATCCACAGGTATGGAGTGACCGGGCCGACGCAACGCAAGCGTATATCCAAAGTCTCGAGTCCAGCATCCACGGCGGTGGGCGGCCATGCCCATGCCCATGCCCAGGGTGAGTCACTGACTCGATCACTTGGCGCGAGAGAGGCGGACAGTTGGGGAGAAAGGAACGCATGGCTCCGCGCAGGCGAGGGCACGAGCTGCCCCTGCCCGCCCCCGATACACGAGAAGGGAAAATGGCCCAACCCAACAGGGGAAGGGAGGGGAGGACGGCCGTGACGCGGGGACGCAGGGCAAGGTGACGGCATGACGCGCACTGTGCCACTACTGTTTTGCTAAGCTGTGCCTGTGCAGACCAAAAACGAACAAGGGAGTCCTTTTTGGTGGGTTGTTTTATAAGTATTTACCTTGAGCCAGGACGGCACGTTGCTCCTGTAGCCCGTCGCCAGTATTATTGCGTCGAACTGCTGCTCCTCCTTGCCGTCCGCGAGCCTGGCCCCGACCCTCGTCACCTCCTTCACTGCTCCTACCACCTGCTTATCACATCACCTCATCAGCGCACACATACACAAGGCCATAGGAAATCGGCAGAGAAACGTTAAGGCGTGCATGTGCTGTGCTGTAGCGACAGAGAAGAAATGGAGCTTCATGATGAGTGAGCTTTCATTCAAGACCTGGCTCTGGCTGGTATGGTATGCCAGATTGGGCGGTGGCCCGCTAGGCAGGTTTCCACAGTTTACGCCAATCTCAATTATCGTTGGTGGAGCTAACCAACCTTAATTTTGCCTGATTTGATGTGGTCTAGAGTCCCGACGTCCAGCACGGGGGTTCTGCCGGTGAGGTTCTTCAGCTCGATGGGCCCCGTCTTGGGCCGTCTTAGCCCGAGCTGGCTCGTGTTGCCGAGGGTCAAGCGCGCCGCCGCCAGGATGAATCGATCCACCAACTGGACCGGCAGCCATTTGAGCAGAGCCATGGCAATGCCAAACGTGGACACACCCAGCATCTCCTTTGGCAGCACATGGACCTGTACAATTTTATTTTACGGTGACTGCTTGTTAGTTTTAGCGTGAATGAAACGGGCGGGCATAAATAGTTTGTTGAAGCAAAAGGGAAGGGAAACAAAACGGATCAACAACAGCGCCCATGCAGATTGGAACATGCTTGTCATGAAAGATGGCAGCAAGAAGATAGGCTAGGCACCGAAGGGGAAATGCCAAAGAAGTTAAGGGCACCAAAGAGGAGCAGAGTCAACATAATTGCACGAACTAcaacagaaaacaaacaaaaggCAGCAAGAAGAGAGGACGGATCCTAACAGCACAATCTTAGGTATATATAGCAAGAGCTCATTGTGATTGTGATTGTAGTAGTATCTATTACCGTGTTCCGCACCACCATGGAGGGCTTAGCGCCGTGCCGGCACAAATCCAGGCTCACCTCCATGCCGGAGTTCCCGCACCCCAccaccaacaccttctccccggCGAACTCCTCGCCGCACTTGTACTCGCACGTGTGCAGGACGCGCCCGGCGAACTGCCGCATGCCGGGGAAGTCCGGGACGTGCGGCTCCGCGTTCTCGCCCGTCGCCACCACGAGCCACCTCGTCATCAGCACCTCGCCGCCCGCCAGGCGCACCGCCCAGGCGCCCGCGGACGCGTCGAACGCGGCCTCCTGGACGCTGGCGCCGAAGCGAGGGGCCACGCCCGCCGCGGCGGCGTACGCCTCCATGTACGCCACGAACTGGTCCTTGCAGGGGTAGGTCGGGTAGTCGGCCGGGAACGGGAGGAGCGGCAGCTCGCAGAAGCGCTTGGGCAGGTGGAGCGCGAGGCGGTCGTACATGCGGTGGCGCCACGTGAAGGCCAGCGAGTCGGACCTCTCGAGCACCGTGGCCGGCACGCCGCGAGCCGCGAGGCACGCGGCCGCGGCGAgccccgacgggcccgcgccgacgACGAGGGCGCCGGGGACCCACGTCGCGCGGCCTTCCTGCTCCTCCTTGTCCATGGCACTGGCTGCTGCGATCGGTCCTGGGGCCTCTGCTTGCCTGTGGGCGTGGGTTTTTACTGTGGAGTGGAGGTGTGTTTTGTGCAAGGGGTTTTATAGGGGTTTTGGCGAGGGCCTTCATCGGCAGGAGCTTGGAGACTCGCAGGCGGGCGTACGCCTAGCAGCTTTGGAAGCTCGTATTTCCTTTGCTTGAACCCGAATGCAAAAAGGAAAAATGGAACTTGAAGACTTGAAGGTGTCTGTCACTTGACGATATCATGGACCGTGCGTACGTGGTCCACGCTGCCCTCGGTAGATGTAGGTGGGAATTACCGGGTCTTTGTCCTTGGTTGTAAATTTGGCTTATCTCTGTTAATAACGCAAGACCACTCTGTTCTGATCGGAACCCAACAGCAACAATCCAGAGATCATGGGCAATAGTGACCTTTGATGGGAGCTTGGGAGCATCCTGTTTTCCAGGAACTGGAGTAGTATGATTATATACTCTCTACAAACGAATACGTATGAAATAGGAGTATCTATTTTTCGGTGGATGCAAGCAGGAGTTTGGACAGCGAGAGGGCTAAGTGTGATGTGCACATGAGGAGTGGCAGAGCAATTCCAGCCGGTCACACCAAAAGCAGCTCAGGGTGTTCCAGCGGTTTCAACACGGAGACTCAGAGCATTTGCTTCCTCCCTCTGCCTGTGGTTCTACTTCCACGTGAAGGATGTAGCACTAGCTAGCTACGTATAAATCAATGACGTTGACGAGGATTAATCAGTAGTCCAATGGCCAAAGAGGCAAAGCGGCAGTCGATGGTGTAAGTTGGTGGACTGGTGGTACCAGTCAACTCGGAGCGATCGAGTTCAAAATGATGGGCGAGGAATCGCCCACAAGCTACAGTTGTCACAAGTCAGGCTCGCTGCAAATATTTATTACGATATGATATGAAGCCCCCGCTGCTCGTCACAATCTTCCTACTCCGCCTAGGACGAGGATTCGCTCGCTGCACAGGCTAGTGATAGCATGCAACGGTAGCTTACAGGCCATAAAATCAGGAATTCAACACTCCATTTGAACATGTGCTTATTTTGGTCCCAAAAGAAAGAATATGTGCTTAGTTAACGCAGACGGGAGGCGTCGGACAACAAGGTGTGCACTCACCGTAACTTCAACGGACGCGGACAAGTACGGGCACCGCCGTCGCCCGGTCTACCCAGGGCATGTTATTGGAATGTCCCAGCAGGAGACGGTACAAATTTGGCTCCATTTTATACTCTCGCTATGCCATTGAATTAATTAATTTCATATGCCATTGAATTAGTTAATTGTGTATGCCATTAGTTTATTTGAAATCATGGACAACGTTCGTAAGTGCTGTGGCCGTTTTTCCCCTCCCGCCATTCCGTCGTTCCCGTGAGCGACCGAGGGGGAAAACCCTAGCCACTAGCAAACTTCCCTCCCTCGCCACCGCCGATCCGCGCCGCCAAGCAAAGCCAATTATGTGTTGGCGGTGGCGGGGCCTTCTTTCCTCGCCGTGCGTGGGAGCTTGGCACAGTCGGTGGCCCCGCGCTACGACGCGACACTGGGTTAGGGCGTAGCGGCAAGCTCAGAGGCGACTCTGCCTCAGGCGGGGAGGGCTGGCGCGATGATGGTTGGTGGGGGTGCGTGGCCTAGGTGGTGGTGGCGACTTCAGCTGGATCTGCCCCGCAGGCGGCTCTACTCGAGGCGGGCTTGGCGGCCGGTGGGCGGCTCAGGCGATGGTACCTAGCGGCGATCCGCTTGCGTCACGGCAGTGGTGCGAGCCAGTGTG
The Triticum dicoccoides isolate Atlit2015 ecotype Zavitan chromosome 3A, WEW_v2.0, whole genome shotgun sequence genome window above contains:
- the LOC119271609 gene encoding indole-3-pyruvate monooxygenase YUCCA1-like isoform X2, encoding MDKEEQEGRATWVPGALVVGAGPSGLAAAACLAARGVPATVLERSDSLAFTWRHRMYDRLALHLPKRFCELPLLPFPADYPTYPCKDQFVAYMEAYAAAAGVAPRFGASVQEAAFDASAGAWAVRLAGGEVLMTRWLVVATGENAEPHVPDFPGMRQFAGRVLHTCEYKCGEEFAGEKVLVVGCGNSGMEVSLDLCRHGAKPSMVVRNTVHVLPKEMLGVSTFGIAMALLKWLPVQLVDRFILAAARLTLGNTSQLGLRRPKTGPIELKNLTGRTPVLDVGTLDHIKSGKIKVVGAVKEVTRVGARLADGKEEQQFDAIILATGYRSNVPSWLKVNTFFTREGTPKTPFPDGWKGRNGLYTVGFSQRGLLGASSDALCVARDIHCQWRERERERDKPTSDVHEADSSV
- the LOC119271609 gene encoding indole-3-pyruvate monooxygenase YUCCA1-like isoform X1, translated to MDKEEQEGRATWVPGALVVGAGPSGLAAAACLAARGVPATVLERSDSLAFTWRHRMYDRLALHLPKRFCELPLLPFPADYPTYPCKDQFVAYMEAYAAAAGVAPRFGASVQEAAFDASAGAWAVRLAGGEVLMTRWLVVATGENAEPHVPDFPGMRQFAGRVLHTCEYKCGEEFAGEKVLVVGCGNSGMEVSLDLCRHGAKPSMVVRNTVHVLPKEMLGVSTFGIAMALLKWLPVQLVDRFILAAARLTLGNTSQLGLRRPKTGPIELKNLTGRTPVLDVGTLDHIKSGKIKVVGAVKEVTRVGARLADGKEEQQFDAIILATGYRSNVPSWLKDGGDVFTREGTPKTPFPDGWKGRNGLYTVGFSQRGLLGASSDALCVARDIHCQWRERERERDKPTSDVHEADSSV